The Acanthochromis polyacanthus isolate Apoly-LR-REF ecotype Palm Island chromosome 16, KAUST_Apoly_ChrSc, whole genome shotgun sequence genome segment agagactccaatcgcaaactctactggcagagactccaatcgcagtctctactggtagaaactccaactctaccaaatcgcagtctcttcCCTGACATAtacattacaataaaataaataaaaatagaataatatacggtaaaaatacaataaaatacaatgagAAAGAACAGCAATTATGGAAAAAATAAGCTTTAAATTGCATATACTGATAAAGTGGCTTTACATATTGTTCTTGGAGGTGAGTGGAGATTCAGTGTGAAATGAATATTGCACAAGATTGCACATATAATGCATGTTTCCAGTGatgttattgttattgtgttcatgttttcttgttgttcagAGCACTGATGGCTCTGGGGAAGAAACTGTCCGAgtctatttgtttttgttttatgtgctCTGTACCGCCAACCAGAGGGCAAGAAGGTTATATATTAaaatccattctctatacaccgctttatcctcactagggtcacggggggtgctggagcctatcccagctgactcgggcaaaggcaggggacaccctggacaggttgccagtctgtcgcagggctagacaaacaatcacacctacaggcaatttagagttaccaattaacctcagaatatttttggactgtgggaggaagccggagtgcccggagaaaacccatgcatgtacagggagaacatgcaaactccatgcagaaagatcccaggcctacctcgggatttgaactggggatcttcttgctgcaaggtgaacgtgctaaccactactccactgtgcagtccagGTTATATATTTCATGCTTTAAAGAGATACCCTATCATACAGCTGGAAAAACTGTATTATTTTAACCATTATTATGCCAATTTCGAAGCTTGGCACTTCTTTTACACTTTTGGCCCATTTTCCCTGTTAAGAAAGTTTCTTGCAGCAGTTATTCAGagtcaaaatgatttgaaaaactCCAGCACATTGCTTTGCTTAGAGTTGCTTTATCTCATATTGATTTCATGCAGTGTTCTGAAATAAACAACCTTCACCATAAGGCCACAGAAGTCAAGACAATATGCGAGACAGCCTGAGAgagattttcacttttattcaaCTCCTGCTTCCCTTGAAGGCTTCTGTGAGTTATGCAAAggaaattttcagtgttttgacaGCAACACAAGAAAGAAGAAGGTAAAAGACAATAAGGTGACTTTTGAAATGTATTAAATCTATGGCCCTGAATCTTGTGGTGCCTCTGGCTGGTTGACAAAACAAAATTCTGTAGTTGGACAATCAAGAaatttttagtcagtttcaaaAGTTTTAAGGGAAAATAGAGTGTATGGGCTGTGCGATTTTGAAATTGCATGGTTTCATGTAAAAAGCTACTCTTCTACTCCTTCACATTTAAGAATGATATAATGATGGGCACTTAAATGAAACACGAAGCATACTTTTCTCAATGCTGGAGTGACTTTTGATATGAGTATACATCAAAATacttttactctgccaaggcacacggtggagttatgtgaccatcagtgtacatttgtccttctgttaatctgtgaatatgtctgtgagcaacattactcaaaaatggactaacagatttggattaaattttcagggaaggtcagaaatgacacaacgaccaagtgattagatttcggCACTGATGTgatttatagtctggatccacaaatttgttaaacatttctgtatcatagcGAGATaacagcacagcatcactgtaactatgactacaagtgaacactacattcaattcaattcaattcaattttatttatatagcgtcaattacagtcaactcgtctcaagacgctttacagaacccaaatgcctgacccccagagcaagcccaaaggcgacagtggcaaggaaaaacacccttttaacagggaagaaacctcgagcagaacccggctctatataggggggacccatctgcctgctggccgggcgggttgagaaggacagaagagggcaagggggagggatgggagaagagggaggggtgggaaagcaaggaaaacacaacacacatttggatacatgcatgacaggatatgtgacacagacaaagtataagctaacattgaaaactgactcataatttactctgatgatgtacggctctgacattaaacatactccatatatagctagcagtaaaattcaaacagtatgtaagttagcataacagtatagtgaaggcaatgcagagttgactggtggaaaaagggagttggaagcagagggctggaggaaggtcagcagcagcatcccacagtggacatggtggagactggaccagctggtggaacatcaaccgcagatctgaagcatccagctctgggaccagggacactcggagaaatagcacagggggaaacagagtgaatgtactgcaataacggtatacatattaaatgtaaaggtagatagagaagggctcagtgcgtaaagaaaagtcccccagcagcctaggcctatagcagcatgactagaggcagaacgaagggacgtccaagagggagtcagctgtgcaaatgaagacacaagccgaacccctgtgggtcacccagtcagccccaactataagatttgtcaaaaaggaacgttttaagcctggtcttaaaaatagagagggtgtctgcctcccgaacccaaactgggagcaggttccacaggagaggcgcctgataactgaaggctctgcctcccattctacttttagaaattctaggaacaacaagtaagcctgcagcttgagagcgaagagttctactaggataataaggtactatcagatctttaagatatgatggagattggttattaagagctttatatgtcagaagaaggattttaaattctattctggatttaacaggaagccagtgaagagaagcaagtataggggaaatatgatctcttttgctaactcctgtcagtactctcgcagcagcgttttggatcaactgtagatgtttgagagagctatttggacaacccgataataaggaattgcaatagtcaagcctggaagtaacaaaagcatgaactaatttttctgcatctctctgagacagaatgttcctgatttttacaatattacgcagctGCCTCCTGGCGATGACATGATTGCGatcttactacaaatccacggctgcggacttatcgggaaataatacaactgagcagctttggcggagtactgcactctctgactgcttttcttacTCATCTTATGAACTCTGAAGTAGTTAGACTGACTTTATTCATCTCCAGAGGGGAAATTCTGTTGTAACAGCAGCATGCTGTTGTGTACTTATCTCTGTGTCGCTgaggggagggacgtctggaatgacctgcttcgcctgctgcctctgcgacccggccccggataagcggaagaaaatggatggatggatggatggatggatggatgaactaCAGAAATGTTTCTCATAAAGTGCTCTGTGAATACATATTTGTAGCcagtgtccatccatccatccatccgtccatccatccatccgtccatccatcctctatacaccgctttatcctcactagggtcacggggggtgctggaacctatcccagctgactcgggcgaaggcaggggacacccaggacaggtcgccagtctgtcgcagggtgTAGCCAGTGTACAAGGTGTAAATACATGCCTCACTGCATTACAGGTTATATGCCACTGGATGGCGCCGCAGCACACAAGGATTTAAGTGTGTTTTGTAATGTCCAGCAGTCGTCGCTGAAACTCCAGCCTTTCTTGCCAAAATCAATCCCACAATCCTCACAGAGCGGCAGTATATTCATTTGAATGGTAAAACTGAAACACTTGCGATCCTGCCCGGAGGGGAGCTGCTCTTGAGTTTAACCAGTTTTTCACGTTTTGGATTTACACACTGAGGAGCCCTTCTTAGATCTCACAAAATGAATCGGTCTGTATCGAACTTTACTGTGTAAAAATAATATCTGAAGCAGCCTTTATGAAGCCATATGTTCTCTGAGTTGGaaggctaactagctagctagctggctAGGTCGCGCTAGCGGCCCAGCTAGTTACTTTCTACATACGTCTCCCTGTTTCCTTGATAGTTGAGCTAATGTTAAAGCTAGCTGTAGTGTTACCGTGAGACCATGAGCAAAGTTTTAGCAGCGTTGCACGTctcaaaacacatttaatataATTATTTAATTTCTAGCACGGCAGACAACTTACCGACTTAACTTTATTTAACATTATAGCCCAACTGGCTAACAGCAGCCAAGGCCTTTGTAACCATAATACAgcgttttgttgtgtttatctCATTTGAATATGTGCGATTAGTCTTTTTGAGTCCCAATGTTGCTTTTTAGACCACATGCTGTACACAGTTAGTCAACCTGTTTGCTGTTAGGCTAATAGAAGTGACCGTGACTTCTCTTGAAGTGGAGGTGTGTTATCAACGATTGTCCCAACTGTTTGTCCAACAGTGTCCCTTATTATGGCAGCTGGTAAGAATGTTGGGCAGCAGAAAGTGTTTAAGGTCAACCAGAGCAAATCCAATGGCTTTCTTCAATCCTGCCTGCATACTTCTGCTAAAAAGAACATGAAGCAGGTATGGAGATGTAATAGCACATGTCAtgatttattgtaaaaataacTATCCTGTTGTCTCTTAAATCCTGGTGACTGAAGTGAGGTACAGTTCAGTGGTATTGTAGTAGTAGTGGCTGTAGTAGTGGCCTCATCCCCTATCCTTTTGTTTTAGGTGGATATTATTAATAAGGACGAATTAGATAAAGACAGGTGAGTCTTTGATCCACATCTGTGGGATTCATCTAATTATACTCATTCACTCACTATCAGTGTCTCAGATCACACAGATCCTTCTCAGTCACAGGACCATTACGGCACCTTTCCATAACCATTATCACCATATCTGTGGCTTTgagtttgatgattttccaaaCTGGGGCAGCTTTGTATGTGGTTCAACTTGACTCCCCTCTTGATAGATTGCAGGTGCATCGCAGAGTACACattcaagaaaaagaaaagcggTTGTCATCTTGCAAGAGGAAGAGTTGTGCATTGGTGGAGGTGGGTATAAAGCTGCAAAGCACAACATCCAATGTAGGCCATTCCTGTGACCTCGGCATGGCCAACAAAGAAAATGAGCTGACGTGCTCTGATGATGTGCGGGGCGTTCACTACAATGATAACCGTGGGCTCCCAGTGAACTCTGCAGAGGCCTCCAAGATGGCAGGGGCCAGCTCCAAGTACAGTGACTTTACTGAGGTGCGATACAAAGCCAAAGCTGTTGCTTGCattggaaaaatatttacaactcaaagtttttatgtaaaatgaatTCAGCACTTGTCATTGTCTTCTGTTACTTATTAAAAACTGCAATACTGGAGACACTAAATTCCTTTTGTAAATTTGTATATTTATAGCTATCAAAGGACCATGAAGCTATGACCCATGTCCTTTTTGGAAGAAACCTTCGACTTAAAGTAGCCCTAACACTGTGGCGAAAAAATGCCAGCGAATTAGTGGCCTACCTTATAAGGTAAACTATTATATACTATGGCTAATTATGCTGTTTAGTAGTTTATGTTTATTcctcaaaaatgcaacatgTTTCATTTTCAACTTTGTGGTTTTGCAGAAATCAAGACACAGGGGTGTTGCTTGACTGCTTACCTGTCTTAACAAACAAGTAAGTCACTTTATAGTGTTAAATTCACCTGTAATGACTTCACTGCACAACACAACAGATCTTTAACTGTCataactccaagcagtttctggatgtttctttgctcctgtcacatttttgctcactcaTCATTTTTCAGTGCATTGTAAGATGTATACCACTGGTAAAGCAACACAACATTGAATAGAAGTAGAGGGAACTCTTGGGATGGTACCCCTCCCTAGTTATAATTAGGAATGGGTACCAAGCCCCGGGATGAAACTTCTAAATCCTGGAGGATCGATAAGCTCCAACATTAGTGGTTCTGCTAACAGTATTTTGGAAAGTAAGAAGAACATTGTTTTGCACATTCTGTTTCATCACCATTAAATGTGTCTTACGTGAATGTGTCTATGATGCACTTCTGCTTTCCAAATCCTAAACAGTGTTCTGTCTGTTGGAACTGCAGGTTCCAACAGACAGAACACAATGTGTCTGAGGGGCGGAGCAGCTCTGTAACTCACCTGCAGCAGTATGCAGCAACACAGGTGATGAACTATTACACTAAACTACAgttgatgcagaaaatgttgcCACAAAAGTAACAAGTCGTTTGTATGTCAGAGCAGAAACGCGATCAATCGGTCGAAACTTTAAGTCAAAGTTATTTGGATACAGACGGAGAAAGGCTCACTTTACTGCTGAGCTTGTAGGTCACCTCTCAGTAACCAGGTACGTTATGTTTGCTAGCAGCCTTAACAGAGTTAACTAAACTACACATAGGCTAGCATAGGCTACTGATTAAAAAGAAGCACTTGTCTGACATTTCTTTATCTGTGCATTGGTAAAAGTAGTAGTACTGTTAAAATCTTAATGATACCCATCCcaagttataatg includes the following:
- the katnbl1 gene encoding LOW QUALITY PROTEIN: KATNB1-like protein 1 (The sequence of the model RefSeq protein was modified relative to this genomic sequence to represent the inferred CDS: inserted 1 base in 1 codon) is translated as MAAGKNVGQQKVFKVNQSKSNGFLQSCLHTSAKKNMKQVDIINKDELDKDRLQVHRRVHIQEKEKRLSSCKRKSCALVEVGIKLQSTTSNVGHSCDLGMANKENELTCSDDVRGVHYNDNRGLPVNSAEASKMAGASSKYSDFTELSKDHEAMTHVLFGRNLRLKVALTLWRKNASELVAYLIRNQDTGVLLDCLPVLTNNLQAEAPCLSLGCCVDLMPQVKMILASKYEEHIVIGLHWVQSVIRKWWPELSKXEKTLRDSCSEDRNIEIMKQRLKDLWKEGARLCRTPGSMGELAKAIEAYLLQLP